The region TCTCAAAAGTTCCATTAAATGGAATACCATCTACAACGTATAAAGGAGAACGGTTACCTAATGGCGAACCATATCCTCTTACACGAACAGTAGCAATTGTTCCAGGTTGTCCAGAAGTATTAATTACTGATACACCTGCAACCTCACCAGCTAATGCTTGAGTTACATTTGTAAATGATTTTGCTTCAAGATTTTCTGCACTAACAGTAGATGCTGTACCTGTAAAGGCTTTAGTAGTTGTGGTACCATAACCTACAATTACAACCTCATCTAATGCATTATCAGGCTCTAAAGAAACATTAATTGTGTTGGATGCTCCAACAGCTACCTCTTTAGTACCATAACCAACATAACTAAATTGTAACATTTGACCAGCGCTTGCGCTAATTGAATAATTACCATCAAAATCTGTTGATGTTCCAGTAGAAGTTCCTTTTACAACTACATTGGCAGTTGGTAATGGTAATCCATTTTCGTCGGAAACGACTCCTGAAATTGTTTTTTCTTGAGCAAACGATATTTGCACAACAAACGCTAGAAATAGCGTTAAAATTCCACTAAACTTTGTTTTCATTTTTTATTTTATTTGAATTAGTCTCCGCCAAAAATCATAATAAAAACTTAATAAAACAACTTTTTTCTCATAAATATTTACATTTTGGATATAAATTTTGAAACTAAAAAGAATTGTTTTTGAGTGATTTCATAATTCTATAGTCGTATATTTTCTGTAATAATTACAGGATACACCTTTTTTTTACCCAAAAAAGCTATCAAAATAGTAATAATGATAGCTTTTTTATTTGGTTTTTGAAAAAAATTATTTTTTCAGTTTTTTCTTTTCTTCAATGGTTATCCTATTGTTTTTTGTTCTTCCTTGTACTATTTGACTGTTATTACTATCTGTAACTGTATAAATATTTCCAGTTTTATTTATAAAAAAAGTTGTGATAGCACTACCATTACCGTCTAATAGCCCTCCGTTTGCTAAAGGGAATAAAGATGATAAATCAACCTCTTGATAAAAGACTCCTGATTTTGCAAATATTATTTTTACTGGTACGTTTGTAACTGAAGATGATGTAAATCCATTATTTGTCCAAAAACTAGCGTCTATTTCATAACTTCCATCTGGATAAGTATTAAAAATTATTATTTCCTCTGGGCAGTCATTATAACTAAAATCGGCAAATCCACCATTAAAGTAAAGTTCTAAATCTAGATCTAATCCGTCAAAACCATCACATGCTACAACACCATTGTCTAAATAATCACCAGCCCAATCTAGTCTTGTTATTAAGTCTTCCCCTATTAGGTTTTCAATGTTTATAGTCACTACTTCATCTATTGTAGCTTCTAGTAAGTTAGTAGATGTAAGTCTTAATTGAACAGTTTTAGTATCGTTTGGTAATATATCTTCAATTGTTTCGATATTAATATCTAAATTAGTTTGACCAGAATCAAAGACTGCTATATAACCTGATCCTCCTTGATAGCCATAAGAGAAGTAGCCGGAATCAAACCAAGTATTATATGGTACAAATATATCTTCAATTTCAATTGGCGAGTAGCCATTTCCTGAGTTTGAATCTCCATCAGATGGCTCTACAACTACTATTGGGTTTCCACTTTCGTCCAATACATCTATTCTTATACTAATAGGATTAATTGTTGCATAATCTACGACTAAGTTAAATGTTGCTGTTTCACCTTCGGTGACAGTTACAGTTTTATTAGTTACAGTTATTGATGGTTTACCTTTTCTTGCGATGCTATCATCTTCTTCACAAGAGAATATCAATGTTCCTGCAAGGATTAAAAATGACAGTATTTTTATTTTATCTATGTTCATGATTTTAGTAATTTATTAATTTGGTATTAAATCAAAGCTCATGTCTTGAGCGTTATCTTCTAGGTCAAAATCGTTTATTTGTATTGTGCCATCTGATAACAGTACACCGTTTCCTGTAACCATATTTGAAAATGTATCCAATGTTCCTGTAAGTGTTATTGTGTTATCACTATTTAAGATAAAGTCCCAAGTGAATACACCGTTAAAGTTTGGTAAATTACTAGCTCTATATACATTACATTCTAGAGCTGTAATGTTAACAGTTTCTCCGTCACCATTTGAAGAACCATTAACTGTGTTTGCAGCTGTGTAAGTTCCGACCAAAGGAGGATCACATCGCTCAAAAATAATATCTATGGTTCCTATTTGTTGACCAGTCACAACACCATTAGTTTGTGATATAAGGTTTATTTTGACATTTTTTTGTTCGTCAAAAGGTAAGTTTGAAGGAAATATTGTGTAATCCAAAGTTTCGCTTGAAATTTCTCTTCCTGCTGGAATTGTAAAGGTGTTTGAAGTATTTAAAATTTCAAATTCAGAACCAATAATTGCATTAGAGTTGGCTGTATCAATTTCGTAACTTACTGTGGTATCCTGCGATGAATATAACCCGCCAGGTCCACTACCTAATTGAATGCTTACACTAGCGTTTACAGGGTTAACATCACTTGGTAGGAAAACATAACTATCTGAAGTTCTATCAAAACCAACTACGTAAGGCAGGTTTGAAAAATCTGATTCTAGTTGTTGTGGGTTGTCATCAACTGAACAAGAAATAGCAAGAACTAATGCTAAAATTGTTAGTGGTATTAATTTTATTTTTTTCATTGTCATAATTTTATTAGTTAACGTCCCAAAAAACTTTGGTATCAAATGCACTATCAACAGTTTGTCCGTATGGATTTACATTAGCGGAATTTCCTGAATACTCTGAGGTAGGATATAATAACCTATTTGGTCTATCTGGTCTACTTGTTATATCTGGAAGAGGCATGTTGCTTGGGAAACCTGTTCTTGTGTACTCAATCCAAGTTTCAATACCATTCGTGCCTCCTAAATCTATCCATTTTTGGGTAATTATAGCCTCTAATTTATTAGTGCTTCCGTCCCATCCAACTGTATTTATATTATTAATCGAACTTAAGTAACCTCCAATGTTAGCACCTAATCTATTAAATGACGATTCTATAGCTGATTCAAATAAAGCTTTTGCATTACCTGAAGTTAGTAATCCTTTTTCTACTGCTTCAGATTGTAAGAATAAAGATTCAGACGCTGTCATTATATAACCATCTTGTTGTGGTGAAATCAATAAACCTGGACCAATTCTGGAAGGTTGATCACCTCCACCTTGAGTGTTACCTTGTATAGACGATTGACCAGATCTAGTTGCATATAATCTATTTAGTCTCGGGTCCATGACACCATTTGTGGTACCATTTAAAAATTCTACTAAAAAAGTAGTAGGGCCAGCTCTTAAATTTGAAAAAGTTTGATTACTTGAGTTGCCAAATTCTCCAGGATCATATCCGAAGGTCTCAGCAAATGGATTCATTCTTCCTTGTTCATCTGAATATCCTGGGTTAATGGTTACGTCTTCTCCAGAACCAAGAAAATCTGCACTGTTTAACATCGTAACTTCAGAATTTAAAAATGTTAATACATCTGGTGTTGTTTGCGCATAGTCATACATTCTTAATAACATTCTAAGTTTTAAGCTATTTCCAAATTTAACCCATTTATCCATGTCTCCTCCCATAACAACATCATTAGTTCCCATTGTGATTGCAGAGTTTGTATCTGTATTGGAAATTTGTGCTATAGCTTCATTAATTTGAGAAATTAAATTTATGTAAACTTCAACCTGATTATCGTATGTTGGAAATAGTAAATCACCTCTTTGATGTATATCCGTAAAAGGAATATCTCCATACAGGTCTACTAGATATTGAAAGTAGAATGCTCTATAAATTTTTGCAGCAGCCTTGAAATAATCATAATTACCTGGGTTGTTATTATTAATAATAGTAGTTAAATTACCGGTTCTTGCCATTAAATTATCCCAAATACCACTGTAAAAATCTGTGGTAAGTTGATATTGAAATTCTACAAAATATGGTGCTTGTACTTGTTGTGCATTACCAGACCAAGTTGCTATCATTGTATTACCTAGTCCGTTCATTGTTGTGCTTAATGTTGCTGCAGGTAATGTTAAAGCTCCTGGTAATATTACTTCTGGTGGTAACTCATCAATTACTACTCCATTAGGATCTTCGTTTACAAGTACATCACTACAAGAGATTATTAATGTAGATATTACAAGTAAAGATATTTTTATTATCGTGTTTATGTTTTTCATTTTCTTAGACATTAAAAGTTAAATTTCACATTCATAGAATAGAATCTTGTTGGAGGTGTTTGACCATAACCTCCAATACCAGAACCTATTTCAGGGTCATTATATCTTCTATTTTCTTTTGGTAGAATAGTTATTAAATTTCTTCCAGAAATACCAACAGAAACTCCGTCTAAAAACGTATTGTCTAAAAACTTTCTATCAAGTGTGTAGCTTAATGCTATTTCTCTAATTTTGAAAGCTGTTGCGTCTAAGATAAAGTTTTCATCAACACCAGTAAAATCACCACTTTGAATAAATGATTGATATTGTGCATATTGGCTTGGTCCACCGTAAGAAGGTCCAGTTAATGTGCTAGTATTAGTTGTTCCAGAGCCTAGAACTGTAGAATTTGGGAATACAAAATATCCTCTACCATTTTCAGCTGTAATAAAACTTCTACCTTGTCCAGTCAAATTATTATATATATTGGAGTAAAAAACATGTCCAGTTCTAAAATCTGCTGTAGCACTTAATTTAAATCCTTTATAGGAGAATTCTGTATTGAAATTCAAAATATAATCTGGTGTAGTTTTTCCTAAGATTTTTAAACCTGATGCAGTTCTTGGCGAGCCATCTGGATTTAATACTACACGACCTTGATCATCACGTTCATATGCGCTACCTCTTATTAACGGGAATTCTTCGCCTTGAACAGCGTAAATACCAGGAG is a window of Olleya sp. YS DNA encoding:
- a CDS encoding SusD/RagB family nutrient-binding outer membrane lipoprotein; the encoded protein is MKNINTIIKISLLVISTLIISCSDVLVNEDPNGVVIDELPPEVILPGALTLPAATLSTTMNGLGNTMIATWSGNAQQVQAPYFVEFQYQLTTDFYSGIWDNLMARTGNLTTIINNNNPGNYDYFKAAAKIYRAFYFQYLVDLYGDIPFTDIHQRGDLLFPTYDNQVEVYINLISQINEAIAQISNTDTNSAITMGTNDVVMGGDMDKWVKFGNSLKLRMLLRMYDYAQTTPDVLTFLNSEVTMLNSADFLGSGEDVTINPGYSDEQGRMNPFAETFGYDPGEFGNSSNQTFSNLRAGPTTFLVEFLNGTTNGVMDPRLNRLYATRSGQSSIQGNTQGGGDQPSRIGPGLLISPQQDGYIMTASESLFLQSEAVEKGLLTSGNAKALFESAIESSFNRLGANIGGYLSSINNINTVGWDGSTNKLEAIITQKWIDLGGTNGIETWIEYTRTGFPSNMPLPDITSRPDRPNRLLYPTSEYSGNSANVNPYGQTVDSAFDTKVFWDVN